The stretch of DNA GCTCCGCGGCGAGCTGGCCGGCCTGGCCGGCGTCGACGAACCCGCGGACGGCGTGCACCAGCACCGGGCCGGAGCCGATGGTCGCACCGCGCGCGTCCACCTCAGCGGCGACCTGCGGGTCGACGTCGTAGATCTCGCTGGGATCCAGCATGTGGCGCCTCGCTCGTCCTCGTCCTGCGCCGGGCGGTGCACCCGGTCGAGGGTCACAACGCCGCGACGCCCCCGACTCTTCCCGGGACGGTTCCGCCGCGGGAGCCGTCGGCGTGAGCGTGCGTCAGTGCGCGGGGAGCCGCACGATCTCGACGAAGAACTCGTCGATCTGGCGCACCACGTCGATGAACCGGTCGAAGTCCACCGGCTTGGTCACGTAGGCGTTCGCGTGCAGCGAGTAGCTGCGGACGACGTCCTCCTCGGCCTCCGAGGTGGTCAGCACGACGACCGGGATCTTGCGGAGCTCGTCGTCGGACTTCAGCGCCTGCAGCACCTCGCGGCCGTCCATCCGAGGCAGGTTGAG from Cellulomonas sp. NTE-D12 encodes:
- a CDS encoding response regulator, whose protein sequence is MPDQKIIDVLLVEDDPGDVLMTREAFEHNKLRNRLAVVSDGVSALEFLRKQGEHAQAPTPDLILLDLNLPRMDGREVLQALKSDDELRKIPVVVLTTSEAEEDVVRSYSLHANAYVTKPVDFDRFIDVVRQIDEFFVEIVRLPAH